A single window of Ovis aries strain OAR_USU_Benz2616 breed Rambouillet chromosome 24, ARS-UI_Ramb_v3.0, whole genome shotgun sequence DNA harbors:
- the LOC114110665 gene encoding cytochrome c oxidase subunit 7A2, mitochondrial-like produces MNVLQNFLALHQITKRTISTASGRQFENTVPKKQKRFQEDNRIPVHLKSGIADALLYRATMILIVGRMAYAIYELAVASFPKKQD; encoded by the exons ATGAAT GTGCTACAGAATTTTCTTGCTCTCCATCAGATTACTAAGAGGACCATAAGTACTGCTTCAGGCAGGCAGTTTGAAAATACGgttccaaagaaacaaaagcgGTTTCAGGAAGATAATAGAATTCCAGTGCATCTGAAGAGTGGGATAGCTGATGCCCTCCTGTACAGAGCCACCATGATTCTTATAGTTGGTAGAATGGCATATGCCATATATGAGCTGGCTGTGGCTTCATTTCCCAAGAAGCAGGATTGA
- the ERV3-1 gene encoding endogenous retrovirus group 3 member 1 Env polyprotein — protein sequence MAPCQVGTGCTTGLDAFCGSNTRGHFGYNLPKNNGFIKCTLMFSVIAFYILLSCSALKSKIDPSCTPCIHMTKSAQGVTWTLLYHTHFSCQGEVQGTCVHNKTTYFICQQNDKQSCFDPLPPISEDWLEVRHQKEGILINQTRIENEDLPVSVYFDACAAIGKNPKGVTNCGSLSWERTYTNNDKYMCQLASPRSSCYGDPWFYCPYWSCVTWATWEYKSKIARLQKGTASPSCKLGTCNPVNFTIFNPGDLKWKTGVKIGIYIHGTGADPGTVLEFRHISVLLQSSLHKVFYSFHEETESGTPYNSSQN from the coding sequence ATGGCACCCTGCCAAGTGGGGACTGGTTGCACCACTGGCCTTGATGCTTTCTGTGGGTCAAATACGAGGGGTCACTTTGGCTATAATCTACCCAAAAATAATGGGTTTATTAAGTGCACTCTAATGTTTAGTGTAATAGCATTTTATATCCTGCTGAGCTgtagtgcattaaaaagcaaaatagaccCCTCATGTACTCCATGCATACACATGACTAAATCAGCTCAGGGGGTCACTTGGACCTTGCTTTACCATACTCACTTCTCCTGTCAAGGAGAGGTCCAAGGAACCTGTGTACATAATAAAACAACCTATTTTATTTGTCAACAAAATGACAAACAAAGTTGTTTTGACCCCCTGCCCCCCATCAGTGAAGATTGGTTAGAGGTTAGGCACCAAAAAGAAGGGATTCTGATTAACCAGACACGAATTGAAAATGAAGACCTTCCGGTGTCAGTATACTTTGATGCGTGTGCTGCTATTGGCAAGAACCCCAAGGGTGTTACAAATTGTGGGAGTTTATCATGGGAGCGAACATACACAAACAATGACAAATATATGTGTCAGTTAGCATCTCCCCGCTCCTCCTGCTATGGCGACCCCTGGTTTTACTGCCCTTACTGGAGCTGTGTCACGTGGGCAACCTGGGAATATAAAAGCAAGATAGCTCGACTTCAAAAGGGAACTGCTAGCCCCAGTTGTAAACTAGGGACATGTAATCCTGTCAATTTCACTATCTTCAATCCCGgagatttaaaatggaaaactggCGTCAAAATCGGTATTTATATCCATGGGACAGGTGCTGACCCAGGAACTGTGTTAGAGTTCCGCCATATTTCTGTTCTACTCCAGAGTTCTTTACACAAGGTCTTCTATTCTTTTCATGAAGAGACAGAAAGTGGTACCCCCTACAATTCCAGTCAAAACTAA